One stretch of Jiangella gansuensis DSM 44835 DNA includes these proteins:
- a CDS encoding deoxyribonuclease IV: MPETALLGTHLPVAGKLATVPERAAEVGAAAVQIFLGNPRGWACPPGDPVTDAAFRDAAAERAMPVLVHAPYLVNLGSPTPLTYERSVDSLSYALVRAASVGARGVVVHTGSCVADGDHDRAMRQVREALLPLLDGLTDDSPDLLLEPTAGQGRSLCAGLDDLTAYLDVLDHHPRAKVCLDTCHLFAAGHDLAVPGGMTQLLDRFADIAGADRLGAVHANDSMDRCGSFRDRHQRIGAGHIGAAAFGELLHHKSVAGLPVVLETPGGPPAYAEDLSLLEKLQPSSRE; the protein is encoded by the coding sequence ATGCCCGAGACCGCCCTGCTGGGCACCCACCTGCCCGTCGCCGGCAAGCTGGCGACGGTGCCCGAGCGCGCCGCCGAGGTGGGGGCGGCCGCGGTCCAGATCTTCCTGGGCAACCCGCGCGGCTGGGCCTGTCCGCCGGGCGACCCGGTCACCGACGCCGCGTTCCGCGATGCGGCGGCCGAACGCGCCATGCCGGTCCTGGTGCATGCTCCGTACCTGGTGAACCTCGGCAGCCCGACCCCACTCACGTACGAGCGCTCGGTCGACAGCCTGTCGTACGCGCTGGTCCGGGCCGCGAGCGTGGGTGCGCGCGGCGTCGTCGTGCACACCGGTTCGTGCGTCGCCGACGGCGACCACGACCGGGCGATGCGGCAGGTCCGCGAGGCGCTGCTGCCACTGCTCGACGGCCTGACCGACGACTCGCCCGACCTGTTGCTGGAGCCCACCGCGGGGCAGGGCCGGTCGCTGTGCGCCGGGCTCGACGACCTCACCGCCTACCTCGACGTGCTGGACCACCACCCGCGCGCCAAGGTCTGCCTCGACACCTGCCACCTGTTCGCCGCTGGTCACGATCTCGCCGTTCCGGGCGGCATGACGCAGCTGCTCGACCGGTTCGCGGACATCGCCGGCGCCGACCGGCTGGGCGCCGTGCACGCCAACGACTCCATGGACCGGTGCGGCTCGTTCCGTGACCGGCACCAGCGCATCGGTGCCGGCCATATCGGCGCCGCGGCCTTCGGCGAACTCCTGCACCACAAATCGGTTGCCGGATTGCCAGTGGTGCTGGAGACCCCGGGCGGGCCACCGGCATACGCCGAAGATCTTTCGCTGCTGGAGAAATTACAACCGAGTTCCCGTGAATAA
- a CDS encoding Stk1 family PASTA domain-containing Ser/Thr kinase, producing the protein MDISVSDAPVGRLLDGRYRVEALLARGGMATVYKATDTRLDRLVALKVMHAELAADDDFVARFIGEARAVAKLSDPNVVNVFDQGEDDGAVYLAMEYIHGRTLREVLHERGRLGAGLALEVAESVLSALAAAHRAGIVHRDVKPENVLVGNDGRVKVADFGLARALSSSYKTTRGLLGTVSYISPEQALGERATPRSDVYSAGIMLYELLTGRTPHEGPTDFVVVRSHIDDDVPPPSDTVPLPPAVDDIVLTATARNPRDRYADADEFLAAIRAGRARLAGLELPADDDATDQTHLHAESRDSAGVTLDEALAGTVLADQLGRAPSAPPGDDDGDDSPGEWPGDDLAGTVEEPAGAQRGAGHQSRSIAADETAGDDTADHAGDAYRGSTRLIDAAAAAPAAERSQSRGAAHRTRGRSRSRRGLFLFFFVLLLAVVVALAAWWYGSGRWESTPSLLNLSAEQAEVTAEEAGLTVVADGEAYSETVEAGLILSTDPAPGEQILRGGEISYVLSLGPERYEVPELVGLTVDAATEAAAAQSITVRPDEEVHSEDVEAGVIISQSVEPGEQVRRDSEVAVVVSLGPEPIEIPDFTGRSAEDARATLDDLGFTVNSSEQNSDDVDAGLVISQEPASGTGFRGDEINIVVSAGPELIDVPNVIGERVTRAEELLREAGFTVEIIDLFDMPGNDRGARVVRVDPEGSRLPRGTTITLSHF; encoded by the coding sequence GTGGACATCTCCGTCTCCGACGCACCGGTGGGTCGTCTGCTCGACGGCCGCTACCGGGTCGAGGCGCTGCTCGCACGCGGCGGGATGGCCACCGTGTACAAGGCCACCGACACGCGGCTCGACCGGCTGGTGGCCCTGAAGGTCATGCACGCCGAGCTGGCCGCCGACGACGACTTCGTCGCCCGCTTCATCGGCGAGGCCCGGGCGGTCGCGAAGCTGTCCGATCCCAACGTCGTCAACGTGTTCGACCAGGGCGAGGACGACGGCGCGGTCTACCTGGCCATGGAGTACATCCATGGCCGAACGCTGCGCGAGGTCCTGCACGAGCGCGGCCGGCTGGGTGCCGGGCTCGCGCTCGAGGTGGCCGAGTCGGTCCTCTCCGCGCTGGCGGCCGCGCACCGTGCCGGCATCGTCCACCGCGACGTCAAGCCCGAAAACGTCCTGGTGGGCAACGACGGGCGGGTCAAGGTCGCCGACTTCGGGCTGGCCCGGGCGCTGAGCAGCTCGTACAAGACCACCCGCGGCCTGCTCGGAACGGTCAGCTACATCTCGCCGGAGCAGGCCCTGGGCGAGCGGGCCACGCCGCGCTCGGACGTCTACTCCGCCGGCATCATGCTCTACGAGCTGCTCACCGGTCGCACCCCGCACGAGGGCCCCACCGACTTCGTCGTCGTGCGCAGCCACATCGACGACGACGTTCCGCCGCCTTCCGACACCGTCCCGCTGCCGCCCGCCGTAGACGACATCGTGCTCACGGCCACGGCCCGCAACCCCCGCGACCGCTACGCCGACGCCGACGAGTTCCTGGCCGCGATCCGGGCCGGCCGCGCCAGGCTCGCCGGCCTCGAACTGCCCGCGGACGACGACGCCACCGACCAGACGCACCTGCACGCCGAGTCGCGCGACTCCGCCGGGGTCACCCTCGACGAGGCGCTCGCCGGCACCGTGCTCGCCGACCAGCTCGGCCGCGCCCCCTCGGCACCACCCGGCGACGACGACGGCGACGATTCCCCCGGCGAATGGCCCGGCGACGACCTCGCAGGCACGGTCGAGGAGCCCGCCGGCGCGCAGCGGGGCGCCGGGCACCAGAGCCGATCGATCGCCGCGGACGAGACCGCCGGGGACGACACCGCCGACCACGCCGGTGACGCGTACCGCGGTTCCACGCGGCTCATCGACGCGGCGGCCGCCGCCCCGGCCGCCGAACGCTCGCAGTCACGCGGCGCGGCGCACCGCACCCGTGGCCGCTCCCGCAGCCGCCGGGGTCTGTTCCTCTTCTTCTTCGTCCTGTTGCTGGCCGTGGTCGTGGCGCTGGCGGCATGGTGGTACGGGTCGGGGCGGTGGGAGTCCACGCCCTCGCTGCTCAACCTCAGCGCCGAGCAGGCGGAGGTCACCGCCGAGGAAGCCGGGCTGACGGTCGTCGCCGACGGCGAGGCGTACTCCGAGACCGTGGAGGCCGGGCTGATCCTCAGCACCGATCCGGCCCCCGGTGAGCAGATCCTGCGCGGCGGCGAGATCTCCTACGTCCTGTCCCTCGGGCCGGAACGTTACGAGGTCCCGGAACTCGTCGGCCTGACCGTCGACGCGGCGACGGAGGCCGCGGCGGCTCAGTCCATCACCGTCCGGCCCGACGAAGAGGTCCACAGCGAGGACGTCGAGGCCGGCGTGATCATCTCCCAGAGCGTCGAACCGGGCGAGCAGGTCCGCCGCGACTCCGAGGTCGCCGTCGTCGTCAGCCTCGGGCCCGAGCCGATCGAGATCCCGGACTTCACCGGCCGCTCGGCCGAGGACGCCCGGGCCACGCTCGACGATCTCGGTTTCACGGTCAATTCCAGCGAGCAGAACTCCGACGACGTCGACGCCGGCCTGGTGATCTCGCAGGAACCCGCGAGCGGAACCGGATTCCGCGGCGATGAGATCAACATCGTGGTCTCCGCCGGACCGGAATTGATCGACGTTCCGAATGTGATCGGCGAAAGAGTCACCCGCGCGGAGGAATTGCTTCGCGAAGCCGGTTTCACCGTGGAGATCATCGACCTGTTCGACATGCCCGGCAACGACCGCGGCGCCCGAGTGGTGCGGGTCGACCCCGAAGGCTCCCGGTTGCCGCGCGGCACCACCATCACGCTCTCCCACTTCTGA
- a CDS encoding SseB family protein produces MTSAPRRPLPSTPFGDDDGSADPRLEAALAAYGRGEGGSADVLAALAASRLLIPVVAVPAGEPEDEQQPPAAAAGQPVEAAGPPAEAGAALAEEKLTDMATVLTTGRDGRRGLLAFTCLEALRRWNPEARPSPVPTRSAAEAALADGADALVVDLAGPVMFSVDAAELRSLASGWRPLGTWPGVVPPGATGDGDAGGARAVGPAGTARADRPAVRVRHAGARVRRTGGRVWRRVRRAMIR; encoded by the coding sequence GTGACTTCCGCGCCCCGACGCCCGCTGCCGTCCACGCCGTTCGGCGACGACGACGGCTCGGCCGACCCTCGGCTCGAGGCCGCTCTCGCCGCATACGGACGCGGCGAAGGCGGCTCGGCCGACGTGCTCGCGGCGCTCGCGGCCAGCCGGCTGCTCATCCCGGTGGTCGCGGTCCCGGCCGGCGAGCCCGAGGACGAGCAGCAGCCACCGGCTGCGGCGGCCGGGCAACCCGTCGAGGCGGCCGGACCGCCGGCCGAGGCCGGCGCCGCGCTCGCGGAGGAGAAACTCACCGACATGGCGACGGTGCTCACCACCGGCCGCGACGGCCGCCGCGGCCTGCTCGCCTTCACCTGCCTGGAGGCGCTGCGCCGCTGGAACCCCGAGGCGCGGCCGTCGCCGGTGCCCACACGCAGCGCTGCCGAGGCCGCGCTGGCCGACGGCGCGGACGCGCTCGTGGTCGACCTCGCCGGACCGGTGATGTTCTCCGTCGACGCCGCCGAGTTGCGCTCACTCGCGTCCGGTTGGCGGCCGCTGGGCACCTGGCCGGGCGTGGTGCCGCCGGGCGCGACGGGCGACGGCGACGCGGGCGGCGCCAGGGCTGTCGGTCCCGCCGGAACGGCACGGGCGGACCGGCCGGCGGTACGGGTCAGGCACGCCGGTGCACGGGTCAGGCGCACTGGGGGCCGGGTGTGGCGCCGGGTCCGCCGCGCGATGATCCGCTGA
- a CDS encoding DUF1844 domain-containing protein, which produces MSTPEHLPAQATRDLADVPAVEVVSTAAVHLMSAAAVHLGLADDLPDHRDLDEARTLIEALAGLITASAPVLGSHHAAPLRDGLKTLQLAFREASPLPDEAGQGPGEKFTGPVYS; this is translated from the coding sequence GTGAGCACGCCGGAGCACCTCCCCGCCCAGGCCACCCGCGATCTGGCCGACGTCCCCGCCGTCGAGGTCGTGTCGACGGCCGCCGTCCACCTCATGAGCGCCGCCGCCGTCCACCTCGGGCTGGCCGACGACCTCCCCGACCACCGCGACCTGGACGAGGCCCGCACGCTCATCGAGGCACTGGCCGGCCTGATCACCGCCAGTGCTCCGGTGCTCGGCAGCCACCATGCCGCACCCCTGCGAGACGGCCTCAAGACGCTGCAACTGGCGTTCCGTGAAGCGTCGCCACTCCCGGACGAAGCCGGCCAGGGGCCGGGCGAGAAGTTCACCGGCCCGGTCTACTCGTAG
- the infC gene encoding translation initiation factor IF-3, translating into MGAICVSPVGGRSYTTRRFQEEGISTEPRINDRIRASEVRLVGPNGEQVGIVRIEDALRLAAEADLDLVEVAPGARPPVTRLMDYGKFKYESAMKERAARRNQSHVLIKEQKLRPKIDKHDYETKKRNVERFLAEGDKVKVTIMFRGREQSRPELGFRLLQRLAEDVTDLGFVESSPKQDGRNMIMVLGPHKKKADAKAEKEAAKVERQAQRRADEEAEKAERAAGRAAAEATKADRGEVVRPTPDNED; encoded by the coding sequence GTGGGGGCCATTTGTGTTTCCCCCGTTGGTGGTCGCAGCTACACAACCCGTCGATTTCAGGAGGAAGGCATCAGCACAGAGCCCCGCATCAACGACCGGATCCGCGCCTCGGAGGTCCGGCTCGTCGGCCCCAACGGTGAGCAGGTCGGGATCGTCCGTATCGAGGACGCCCTGAGGCTCGCCGCGGAAGCCGACCTCGACCTGGTCGAGGTCGCGCCCGGCGCTCGCCCGCCGGTGACCAGGCTCATGGACTATGGCAAGTTCAAGTACGAGTCCGCCATGAAAGAGCGCGCGGCTCGCCGGAACCAGAGCCATGTCCTGATCAAGGAGCAGAAGCTCCGTCCCAAGATCGACAAGCACGACTACGAGACCAAGAAGCGGAACGTCGAGCGGTTCCTGGCCGAGGGCGACAAGGTCAAGGTCACCATCATGTTCCGCGGTCGCGAGCAGTCGCGGCCGGAGCTGGGCTTCCGGCTGCTGCAGCGGCTGGCTGAGGACGTCACCGACCTGGGCTTCGTCGAGTCGTCGCCCAAGCAGGACGGCCGCAACATGATCATGGTGTTGGGGCCGCACAAGAAGAAGGCTGACGCCAAGGCCGAGAAAGAGGCGGCCAAGGTCGAGCGGCAGGCGCAGCGGCGCGCGGACGAAGAGGCCGAGAAGGCCGAGCGCGCGGCCGGCCGTGCGGCCGCCGAGGCGACCAAGGCCGACCGTGGTGAGGTCGTCAGGCCCACCCCGGACAACGAGGACTAG
- the rpmI gene encoding 50S ribosomal protein L35 encodes MPKNKTHSGASKRFRITGSGKIRRQKANRRHYLEHKTSTLTRRLAGTTDVAKGDQKRVKKMLGK; translated from the coding sequence ATGCCGAAGAACAAGACGCACAGCGGTGCCAGCAAGCGTTTTCGGATCACCGGCAGCGGCAAGATCCGGCGCCAGAAGGCGAACCGCCGCCACTACCTGGAGCACAAGACCTCGACGCTGACCCGTCGCCTCGCCGGCACCACCGACGTGGCGAAGGGCGACCAGAAGCGCGTCAAGAAGATGCTCGGCAAGTAG
- the rplT gene encoding 50S ribosomal protein L20, whose protein sequence is MARVKRATNAHKKRRETLERASGYRGQRSRMYRKAKEQVTHSLVYAYRDRKQRKGDFRQLWITRINAASRAEGLTYNRFIQGLRLAEVDVDRKMLADMAVNDPAAFKALVEVARAALPADRNAPAA, encoded by the coding sequence GTGGCACGCGTGAAGCGGGCAACCAACGCCCACAAGAAGCGCCGTGAGACGCTCGAGAGGGCCAGCGGCTACCGGGGTCAGCGCTCCCGGATGTACCGGAAGGCGAAGGAGCAGGTCACTCACTCGCTCGTCTACGCCTACCGCGACCGCAAGCAGCGCAAGGGTGACTTCCGGCAGCTCTGGATCACGCGGATCAACGCTGCTTCCCGCGCCGAGGGCCTGACGTACAACCGCTTCATCCAGGGGCTGCGGCTGGCCGAGGTCGATGTCGACCGCAAGATGCTGGCCGACATGGCCGTCAACGACCCCGCGGCCTTCAAGGCGCTGGTCGAGGTGGCTCGCGCCGCCCTGCCGGCCGACCGGAACGCTCCGGCCGCCTGA
- a CDS encoding TrmH family RNA methyltransferase — MLTERSGRVREARKLLRRPAREKSGRFLAEGPQAVREAVAAGPGRVLEVFATPAAAQRWPEIIATAQAAGVSVVTAADAALAALSETVTPQGLVAVCRSVTVDLATALGGGPRLVAVLAEARDPGNAGTVIRCADAAGADALVLTRGSADPEGGKAVRASAGSVFHLPVSSGAPASDTVDALRAAGLTVLAADGIADLDLDQAEDAGLLSGPVAWMFGNEAWGLPPGVRSLADHVVRVPIHGRAESLNLATAAAVCLYATARAQRRPAQP, encoded by the coding sequence ATGCTGACCGAACGGTCCGGCCGGGTGCGTGAGGCGCGCAAGCTGCTGCGCCGGCCGGCCCGGGAGAAGTCCGGCCGGTTCCTGGCGGAGGGGCCGCAGGCGGTCCGGGAGGCGGTGGCCGCCGGCCCGGGCCGGGTGCTCGAGGTATTCGCGACGCCGGCGGCCGCGCAGCGCTGGCCCGAGATCATCGCCACCGCGCAGGCCGCCGGTGTCTCCGTCGTGACGGCCGCCGACGCCGCGTTGGCCGCGTTGTCCGAGACCGTGACGCCGCAAGGGCTGGTCGCGGTCTGCCGGTCGGTGACGGTGGATCTGGCGACGGCGCTGGGCGGCGGTCCCCGGTTGGTGGCGGTGCTGGCCGAGGCGCGCGACCCCGGCAACGCCGGCACGGTCATCCGCTGCGCCGACGCGGCCGGCGCGGACGCCCTCGTGCTGACCCGTGGCTCGGCCGACCCGGAGGGCGGGAAGGCGGTGCGGGCTTCGGCGGGGAGCGTCTTCCACCTGCCGGTGTCGTCCGGCGCACCCGCATCCGACACCGTCGACGCGCTGCGAGCGGCCGGACTGACGGTGCTCGCCGCGGACGGCATCGCCGACCTCGATCTCGACCAGGCCGAGGACGCCGGGCTGCTCAGCGGCCCGGTCGCCTGGATGTTCGGCAACGAGGCATGGGGTCTGCCGCCCGGCGTGCGCTCGCTGGCCGACCACGTCGTGCGGGTGCCGATCCACGGCCGTGCCGAGAGCCTGAACCTGGCCACCGCGGCCGCCGTCTGCCTGTACGCCACCGCCCGTGCGCAGCGCCGACCTGCCCAACCGTGA
- a CDS encoding TIGR03619 family F420-dependent LLM class oxidoreductase encodes MSVDVDLQVVLPDESPELSPDRLTELAVDAESLGYQTAWLPDHILPPGPFGPEFGGVYEPLTTLAYLAAHTERLRLGTSVLVLPLRNPFVVAKQAATVHRLSGGRLTLGLGIGWNRAEFTAVGAEFAGRGARTDDALALLRALFTGASSYHGTHHAFDGGAFQPLPSAPLPIMVGGTSERALARAATLADEWQGFAMTPDEFAARLRTLRRLRAQAGGEPIRAGIRVEWTGGGPRELAAAVAQVHRMADAGADAVAVWFGAHEGFSDRMREFAAAYGV; translated from the coding sequence ATGAGCGTGGACGTCGACCTGCAGGTAGTTCTGCCAGACGAGTCGCCAGAGCTGTCGCCGGACCGGTTGACCGAGCTGGCCGTGGACGCCGAATCCCTCGGCTACCAGACTGCCTGGCTCCCCGACCACATCCTGCCGCCGGGGCCGTTCGGGCCGGAGTTCGGCGGGGTGTACGAGCCGCTGACGACGCTGGCGTACCTGGCCGCGCACACCGAGCGGCTGCGCCTCGGCACGTCGGTGCTGGTGCTGCCGCTGCGCAACCCGTTCGTGGTGGCCAAACAGGCAGCCACGGTGCACCGGCTGTCCGGCGGGCGGCTGACGCTGGGGCTGGGCATCGGGTGGAATCGGGCCGAGTTCACCGCGGTCGGCGCCGAGTTCGCCGGCCGGGGCGCGCGCACCGACGACGCCCTGGCACTCCTGCGGGCGCTGTTCACCGGTGCGTCGTCGTACCACGGCACCCACCACGCGTTCGACGGCGGCGCGTTCCAGCCGCTCCCGTCAGCACCGCTGCCGATCATGGTGGGTGGGACCTCGGAGCGGGCGCTGGCCCGCGCGGCCACGCTGGCCGACGAGTGGCAGGGCTTCGCCATGACGCCGGACGAGTTCGCCGCCCGGTTGCGGACGCTGCGCCGGCTCCGCGCACAGGCCGGCGGCGAACCGATCCGGGCCGGTATCCGGGTCGAATGGACCGGCGGCGGCCCGCGCGAGCTCGCGGCTGCGGTCGCCCAGGTACACCGGATGGCGGACGCCGGAGCGGACGCCGTCGCCGTCTGGTTCGGCGCCCATGAGGGATTCAGCGACCGGATGCGGGAGTTCGCGGCCGCCTACGGCGTTTGA
- a CDS encoding PPOX class F420-dependent oxidoreductase: MPTIATTTTVDLAGLLEFVRPRHHGIVITTRADGSPQASPVTCGVDDSGRIVVSTYPDRAKARNVRQRPHASVLVLSDDFDGPWVQLDGPAEVIDLPDSVEPLVEYYRNISGEHDDWDAYREAMHRQGKSLLRVTPQRWGPIATGGFPARLFPDEQQ, from the coding sequence ATGCCGACCATCGCGACCACCACGACCGTCGACCTCGCCGGGTTGCTGGAGTTCGTGCGACCCCGCCATCACGGCATCGTCATCACCACGCGGGCCGACGGCTCGCCCCAGGCCTCGCCGGTCACCTGCGGCGTCGACGACTCCGGCCGCATCGTCGTGTCCACGTACCCGGACCGGGCCAAGGCGCGCAACGTCCGGCAGCGCCCGCATGCCAGCGTCCTGGTGCTGTCGGACGACTTCGACGGTCCGTGGGTCCAGCTCGACGGCCCGGCCGAGGTGATCGACCTGCCCGACTCCGTCGAGCCGCTGGTCGAGTACTACCGCAACATCTCCGGCGAGCACGACGACTGGGACGCCTACCGTGAGGCCATGCACCGGCAGGGCAAGTCGCTGCTGCGCGTCACGCCGCAGCGGTGGGGCCCGATCGCCACCGGTGGTTTCCCGGCCCGGCTCTTCCCGGACGAGCAGCAGTGA
- a CDS encoding MOSC domain-containing protein codes for MRPLVRLLAGLGVEGDAHLGATVKHRSRVRRDPSQPNLRQVHLIHAELHDELRAAGFTVEAGELGENVTTRGVDLLGLPTGSRLRLGADAVVEITGLRNPCHQIDDFSSGMLKAVLGRDEDGNLVRKAGVMGIVLTAGEVRPGDPIAVELPSLPHHPLVPV; via the coding sequence ATGCGCCCGCTGGTCCGGCTGCTGGCCGGGCTCGGCGTCGAGGGCGATGCCCACCTGGGCGCGACGGTCAAGCACCGCTCCCGGGTACGGCGCGACCCGAGTCAGCCGAACCTGCGCCAGGTGCACCTGATCCACGCCGAGCTGCATGACGAGCTGCGCGCCGCCGGGTTCACCGTCGAGGCCGGCGAGCTGGGCGAGAACGTCACCACCCGGGGCGTCGACCTGCTCGGCCTGCCCACCGGGAGCCGGCTGCGGCTCGGCGCGGACGCCGTCGTCGAGATCACCGGCCTGCGCAACCCGTGCCACCAGATCGACGACTTCAGCTCCGGCATGCTCAAGGCCGTCCTGGGCCGCGACGAGGACGGCAACCTGGTGCGCAAAGCCGGCGTCATGGGGATCGTGCTCACCGCCGGTGAGGTGCGCCCGGGCGACCCGATCGCCGTCGAGCTCCCGTCGTTGCCGCACCACCCGCTCGTCCCCGTCTGA
- a CDS encoding IS30 family transposase — RRDLHRQLSLQRAARRPRTAGKRESSPYREAFTIRQRPAEVADRAVPGHWEGDLIVGAGNASAVGTLVERTTRFTMLLHLPQRHDAASVAAVMINQMRGLPDHLRRSLTWDRGTELADYQRIQLDLDMPVYFCDPRSPWQRGSNENTNRLLRFWLTKGSDLSTHTAADLDRIAATLNQRPRPTLDLKTPAQALAELLANPAAA; from the coding sequence TGCGCCGGGACCTGCACCGGCAGCTGAGCCTGCAACGCGCCGCGCGTCGACCACGCACCGCCGGCAAGCGGGAAAGCAGCCCGTACCGGGAGGCGTTCACGATCCGCCAACGCCCGGCCGAGGTCGCCGACCGGGCCGTCCCGGGACACTGGGAGGGCGACCTGATCGTGGGCGCCGGCAACGCGTCGGCGGTCGGCACGCTGGTCGAGCGGACCACCCGCTTCACTATGCTGCTGCACCTGCCGCAGCGCCACGACGCGGCCAGCGTAGCCGCGGTGATGATCAACCAGATGCGCGGGTTGCCCGACCATCTGCGCAGGTCCCTGACCTGGGACCGCGGCACCGAGCTGGCCGACTATCAGCGCATCCAACTCGACCTGGACATGCCGGTCTACTTCTGCGACCCGCGTTCGCCCTGGCAGCGCGGCAGCAACGAGAACACCAACCGGCTGCTGCGATTCTGGCTCACCAAGGGCAGCGACCTGTCCACCCACACCGCCGCCGACCTCGACCGCATCGCCGCCACCCTCAACCAGCGGCCCCGCCCTACCCTCGACCTAAAGACCCCAGCCCAAGCGCTGGCCGAACTGCTCGCCAACCCGGCAGCAGCATGA
- a CDS encoding helix-turn-helix domain-containing protein, whose amino-acid sequence MPKVFSCEVREEFFELLCGGLSAQAAARVVGVSSWTGVLWWRASGLVDLSIQPGRRGGLPGSGAAAVPGVTGGQQRPLARQRRALSSQDRAVIAALLRQGLSYAQIGAAIGRDQSV is encoded by the coding sequence ATGCCGAAGGTGTTCTCGTGTGAGGTGCGTGAGGAGTTCTTTGAGCTGTTGTGTGGCGGGTTGTCGGCGCAGGCGGCGGCGCGGGTGGTCGGCGTGTCGTCGTGGACTGGTGTGCTGTGGTGGCGAGCATCGGGGCTTGTGGACCTATCGATCCAGCCAGGCCGCCGCGGCGGACTGCCCGGCAGCGGGGCGGCAGCGGTTCCCGGTGTCACCGGCGGGCAGCAGCGGCCGCTGGCCCGGCAGCGTCGGGCGTTGAGCAGTCAGGACCGGGCGGTGATCGCGGCGCTGCTGCGTCAGGGACTGTCGTATGCCCAGATCGGCGCAGCGATCGGGCGGGACCAGTCGGTGA
- the pheS gene encoding phenylalanine--tRNA ligase subunit alpha produces MSAPNSDYDPVQVTPLDPDEVARMVSDALAAFAAAADLEQLKQARLAHTGDRSPLALANREIGALPPQARKEAGQRVGTARREVADALAARQAVLEAERDERVLVEEAVDVTLPWDRAAQGARHPLTTIQERVADVFVAMGWEVAEGPEVEAEWLNFDALNIGPDHPARTMQDTFFVESEDSGLVLRTHTSPVQARTMLSRKPPIYVICPGRTFRTDELDATHTPVFSQVEGLAVDEGLTMAHLKGTLDHFASSMFGAGITTRLRPSYFPFTEPSAEMDLQCFVCRGASVGDPDNPCRTCGSEGWIEWGGCGMVNPRVLVACGVDPERYTGFAFGMGLERTLMFRHGIEDMHDMVEGDVRFAAAFGMEI; encoded by the coding sequence ATGTCCGCGCCGAACAGCGACTACGACCCAGTCCAGGTGACGCCCCTCGACCCCGACGAGGTGGCGCGGATGGTGTCCGACGCCCTGGCCGCGTTCGCCGCGGCCGCCGACCTGGAGCAGCTGAAGCAGGCCCGGCTCGCCCACACCGGTGACCGCTCTCCGCTGGCGCTGGCCAACCGTGAGATCGGCGCACTGCCGCCGCAGGCCCGCAAGGAGGCCGGCCAGCGGGTCGGCACAGCGCGTCGTGAGGTCGCCGACGCGCTGGCGGCGCGGCAGGCGGTGCTGGAGGCCGAGCGCGACGAGCGGGTCCTGGTCGAGGAGGCCGTCGACGTCACGCTGCCGTGGGACCGCGCCGCACAGGGGGCACGGCACCCGCTGACCACGATCCAGGAGCGGGTCGCCGACGTGTTCGTGGCGATGGGCTGGGAGGTCGCCGAGGGCCCCGAGGTGGAGGCCGAGTGGCTGAACTTCGACGCGCTCAACATCGGCCCGGACCACCCGGCACGCACGATGCAGGACACGTTCTTCGTAGAGTCCGAGGACTCTGGGCTGGTGCTGCGCACGCACACGTCGCCCGTCCAGGCGCGCACCATGCTCTCCCGCAAGCCGCCCATCTACGTCATCTGCCCGGGACGCACGTTCCGCACCGACGAGCTCGACGCCACCCACACGCCGGTGTTCAGCCAGGTCGAAGGGCTGGCCGTCGACGAAGGCCTGACCATGGCCCATCTGAAGGGGACACTGGACCACTTCGCGTCGTCCATGTTCGGCGCCGGCATCACCACCCGCCTGCGCCCGTCGTACTTCCCGTTCACCGAGCCCAGCGCCGAGATGGACCTGCAGTGCTTCGTCTGCCGCGGCGCGTCCGTCGGCGACCCCGACAACCCGTGCCGTACCTGCGGCTCCGAGGGCTGGATCGAGTGGGGCGGTTGCGGCATGGTCAATCCGCGGGTGCTGGTCGCCTGCGGCGTCGACCCCGAGCGGTACACCGGCTTCGCGTTCGGCATGGGCCTGGAGCGCACGCTGATGTTCCGGCACGGCATCGAGGACATGCACGACATGGTCGAGGGCGACGTCCGCTTCGCCGCGGCCTTCGGGATGGAGATCTGA